In Humulus lupulus chromosome 7, drHumLupu1.1, whole genome shotgun sequence, the following are encoded in one genomic region:
- the LOC133789294 gene encoding TATA box-binding protein-associated factor RNA polymerase I subunit B isoform X3 yields the protein MADSTAFTCQTCGNVGMVDGADGFFYCLQCGSQAEDIFDTDVGDEDFVDKGVGGGAIYLASHRRQRHNSTINPDTISQSQSQFNASIHSQFWSSLTLEDKEETPSRVKNKSEGVDYNYSSGPFSDSIGPTGPEDFGSIGVLVPSFEDYYNEIRIRYIMGLQLMIEFQCEALVREFKVSPLICGLAGTIWLRFVAATRVFDDGWVDEAINESENQHEGELPNDFKPRTKYSSEPQNMYGRRAVMIWIRSLKRKIPLSCTLAISFLVCHLAREAVLTTDIVKWSLEGKLPYFAAFVEIEKCIGPPSRACPISSSSMFRPLESITAQKMEPLSASIAKSIGLRLPPVNFYAIASRYLQKLSLPSEKILPHACRIYEWSMPPNLWLSASELRLPTRVCVMSILIVAIRILYNINGFGIWEKSLSKNHVSSTSDGTEESDPKYDPGMKQGGEEDSDSPSLKDSKDNESGPRFDDVPYKIPINTLHLQESELEAAELLCKVEALYHGIHENYEYSKDLPTYLQHCKDVVFAGLEPSFENHEEQKLIEELWGFYQNKTDSIAAEEDHDKYSRAEKQKRLRLDEEHSRTFPPREKKFKENERVSDPSDGETRSENHGRSKSSQNDQTLKAETASTLKEESITEMKQDMEENRFYYMPPRKQLKKFGYLHYARKRDEGSLTYAVHADYYILLRACAKVVQIETRYMHFGVLSFEKRLVWTEHRINHCLQLTPPNLSCEFCTNPRNGDASYESLGLSNLNI from the exons CTTGTGGCAATGTTGGCATGGTCGATGGTGCCGATGGCTTCTTCTACTGTCTTCAGTGTGGTTCTCAGGCAGAGGACATCTTTGACACCGATGTTGGTGATGAGGATTTTGTCGATAAGGGTGTTGGTGGTGGTGCTATTTATCTTGCTAGTCACCGGCGCCAACGCCATAACTCCACCATTAATCCTGATACCATTTCTCAATCACAGTCCCAATTCAACGCCTCAATCCACTCTCAATTTTGGTCTTCCCTAACTTTAGAAGACAAAGAAGAGACTCCCAGTCGAGTCAAGAACAAGAGTGAGGGAGTGGATTACAATTACAGTTCGGGTCCCTTTAGTGACAGCATTGGACCCACTGGCCCAGAGGATTTTGGGTCCATTGGGGTACTCGTTCCGAGCTTCGAGGACTACTATAATGAGATAAGGATTCGATACATTATGGGTTTGCAGTTGATGATTGAGTTTCAGTGTGAGGCTTTGGTTAGGGAGTTTAAGGTCAGTCCTTTGATTTGTGGGTTGGCTGGGACCATTTGGTTGCGGTTTGTGGCTGCCACTCGGGTGTTTGATGATGGTTGGGTTGATGAAGCCATTAATGAGTCTGAGAATCAGCATGAAG GAGAGCTACCTAATGATTTCAAGCCACGAACTAAATATAGTTCAGAACCCCAAAATATGTATGGTCGGCGTGCTGTAATGATATGGATTAGATCATTGAAAAGGAAGATACCATTGTCTTGTACTTTAGCCATTTCTTTTCTAGTTTGTCATCTTGCCAGGGAGGCAGTCTTGACAACAGATATAGTAAAGTGGTCACTAGAAGGGAAACTTCCATACTTTGCTGCTTTTGTTGAAATTGAAAAATGCATTGGACCGCCATCAAGGGCCTGCCCAATAAGTTCAAGTTCCATGTTTAGGCCTCTTGAATCTATTACAGCACAGAAGATGGAACCACTTTCAGCTTCCATTGCTAAATCCATAGGATTGCGTTTACCTCCTGTGAATTTCTATGCCATTGCTTCGCGCTACCTTCAGAAGTTATCACTTCCTTCTGAAAAGATTCTTCCTCACGCTTGCCGTATATACGAGTGGTCAATGCCTCCAAATTTATGGTTATCAGCTAGTGAACTGAGGCTTCCTACTCGTGTTTGTGTGATGTCGATACTGATTGTTGCAATAAGGATTCTTTATAATATTAATGGCTTTGGCATATGGGAGAAGAGTTTGTCTAAAAACCATGTTTCTTCCACATCTGATGGGACAGAAGAATCAGATCCTAAATATGATCCTGGTATGAAACAAGGCGGTGAAGAGGATTCTGATTCTCCTAGTTTGAAAGATAGCAAAGACAACGAGTCCGGTCCTCGTTTTGATGATGTTCCTTATAAAATCCCTATAAACACATTACATCTTCAGGAATCTGAGTTGGAAGCTGCAGAGCTTCTGTGCAAGGTTGAAGCATTATATCATGGAATACATGAAAACTATG AGTATTCTAAAGACTTGCCAACCTATCTCCAGCACTGCAAGGATGTAGTTTTTGCAGGATTAGAACCATCATTTGAGAATCACGAGGAGCAAAAACTGATAGAAGAGTTATGGGGTTTTTATCAGAACAAAACA GATTCCATAGCAGCTGAAGAAGATCATGATAAATATAGTAGAGCCGAAAAACAAAAAAGATTAAGACTAGATGAAGAGCACAGTAGAACTTTCCCACCCAGAGAAAAGAAGTTCAAGGAAAACGAGCGTGTTAGTGATCCATCCGATGGTGAAACTCGAAGCGAAAACCATGGCCGGTCCAAGAGTAGTCAAAATGACCAAACCCTGAAAGCTGAAACAGCATCTACTCTTAAAGAAGAGTCCATTACAGAAATGAAACAGGACATGGAGGAAAACAGGTTCTATTACATGCCGCCAAGGAAACAACTGAAAAAGTTTGGCTATCTTCATTACGCGAGAAAGAGGGATGAAGGCTCGTTGACTTACGCTGTTCACGCCGACTACTACATCTTGCTTCGTGCTTGTGCTAAGGTTGTTCAAATTGAAACTCGGTATATGCATTTTGGGGTGTTGAGCTTTGAGAAAAGGCTGGTTTGGACTGAGCACAGAATCAACCACTGCTTGCAGTTGACTCCTCCAAATCTCTCTTGTGAGTTCTGTACCAATCCCAGAAATGGAGATGCCTCATATGAGTCTCTTGGACTTTCAAATCTGaatatttag
- the LOC133789294 gene encoding TATA box-binding protein-associated factor RNA polymerase I subunit B isoform X2, with product MYIFICFFFVLFLYFLLCSWLNLHANCSKKFLIRCLDDFTLYKKVKIPKKMADSTAFTCQTCGNVGMVDGADGFFYCLQCGSQAEDIFDTDVGDEDFVDKGVGGGAIYLASHRRQRHNSTINPDTISQSQSQFNASIHSQFWSSLTLEDKEETPSRVKNKSEGVDYNYSSGPFSDSIGPTGPEDFGSIGVLVPSFEDYYNEIRIRYIMGLQLMIEFQCEALVREFKVSPLICGLAGTIWLRFVAATRVFDDGWVDEAINESENQHEGELPNDFKPRTKYSSEPQNMYGRRAVMIWIRSLKRKIPLSCTLAISFLVCHLAREAVLTTDIVKWSLEGKLPYFAAFVEIEKCIGPPSRACPISSSSMFRPLESITAQKMEPLSASIAKSIGLRLPPVNFYAIASRYLQKLSLPSEKILPHACRIYEWSMPPNLWLSASELRLPTRVCVMSILIVAIRILYNINGFGIWEKSLSKNHVSSTSDGTEESDPKYDPGMKQGGEEDSDSPSLKDSKDNESGPRFDDVPYKIPINTLHLQESELEAAELLCKVEALYHGIHENYEYSKDLPTYLQHCKDVVFAGLEPSFENHEEQKLIEELWGFYQNKTDSIAAEEDHDKYSRAEKQKRLRLDEEHSRTFPPREKKFKENERVSDPSDGETRSENHGRSKSSQNDQTLKAETASTLKEESITEMKQDMEENRFYYMPPRKQLKKFGYLHYARKRDEGSLTYAVHADYYILLRACAKVVQIETRYMHFGVLSFEKRLVWTEHRINHCLQLTPPNLSCEFCTNPRNGDASYESLGLSNLNI from the exons CTTGTGGCAATGTTGGCATGGTCGATGGTGCCGATGGCTTCTTCTACTGTCTTCAGTGTGGTTCTCAGGCAGAGGACATCTTTGACACCGATGTTGGTGATGAGGATTTTGTCGATAAGGGTGTTGGTGGTGGTGCTATTTATCTTGCTAGTCACCGGCGCCAACGCCATAACTCCACCATTAATCCTGATACCATTTCTCAATCACAGTCCCAATTCAACGCCTCAATCCACTCTCAATTTTGGTCTTCCCTAACTTTAGAAGACAAAGAAGAGACTCCCAGTCGAGTCAAGAACAAGAGTGAGGGAGTGGATTACAATTACAGTTCGGGTCCCTTTAGTGACAGCATTGGACCCACTGGCCCAGAGGATTTTGGGTCCATTGGGGTACTCGTTCCGAGCTTCGAGGACTACTATAATGAGATAAGGATTCGATACATTATGGGTTTGCAGTTGATGATTGAGTTTCAGTGTGAGGCTTTGGTTAGGGAGTTTAAGGTCAGTCCTTTGATTTGTGGGTTGGCTGGGACCATTTGGTTGCGGTTTGTGGCTGCCACTCGGGTGTTTGATGATGGTTGGGTTGATGAAGCCATTAATGAGTCTGAGAATCAGCATGAAG GAGAGCTACCTAATGATTTCAAGCCACGAACTAAATATAGTTCAGAACCCCAAAATATGTATGGTCGGCGTGCTGTAATGATATGGATTAGATCATTGAAAAGGAAGATACCATTGTCTTGTACTTTAGCCATTTCTTTTCTAGTTTGTCATCTTGCCAGGGAGGCAGTCTTGACAACAGATATAGTAAAGTGGTCACTAGAAGGGAAACTTCCATACTTTGCTGCTTTTGTTGAAATTGAAAAATGCATTGGACCGCCATCAAGGGCCTGCCCAATAAGTTCAAGTTCCATGTTTAGGCCTCTTGAATCTATTACAGCACAGAAGATGGAACCACTTTCAGCTTCCATTGCTAAATCCATAGGATTGCGTTTACCTCCTGTGAATTTCTATGCCATTGCTTCGCGCTACCTTCAGAAGTTATCACTTCCTTCTGAAAAGATTCTTCCTCACGCTTGCCGTATATACGAGTGGTCAATGCCTCCAAATTTATGGTTATCAGCTAGTGAACTGAGGCTTCCTACTCGTGTTTGTGTGATGTCGATACTGATTGTTGCAATAAGGATTCTTTATAATATTAATGGCTTTGGCATATGGGAGAAGAGTTTGTCTAAAAACCATGTTTCTTCCACATCTGATGGGACAGAAGAATCAGATCCTAAATATGATCCTGGTATGAAACAAGGCGGTGAAGAGGATTCTGATTCTCCTAGTTTGAAAGATAGCAAAGACAACGAGTCCGGTCCTCGTTTTGATGATGTTCCTTATAAAATCCCTATAAACACATTACATCTTCAGGAATCTGAGTTGGAAGCTGCAGAGCTTCTGTGCAAGGTTGAAGCATTATATCATGGAATACATGAAAACTATG AGTATTCTAAAGACTTGCCAACCTATCTCCAGCACTGCAAGGATGTAGTTTTTGCAGGATTAGAACCATCATTTGAGAATCACGAGGAGCAAAAACTGATAGAAGAGTTATGGGGTTTTTATCAGAACAAAACA GATTCCATAGCAGCTGAAGAAGATCATGATAAATATAGTAGAGCCGAAAAACAAAAAAGATTAAGACTAGATGAAGAGCACAGTAGAACTTTCCCACCCAGAGAAAAGAAGTTCAAGGAAAACGAGCGTGTTAGTGATCCATCCGATGGTGAAACTCGAAGCGAAAACCATGGCCGGTCCAAGAGTAGTCAAAATGACCAAACCCTGAAAGCTGAAACAGCATCTACTCTTAAAGAAGAGTCCATTACAGAAATGAAACAGGACATGGAGGAAAACAGGTTCTATTACATGCCGCCAAGGAAACAACTGAAAAAGTTTGGCTATCTTCATTACGCGAGAAAGAGGGATGAAGGCTCGTTGACTTACGCTGTTCACGCCGACTACTACATCTTGCTTCGTGCTTGTGCTAAGGTTGTTCAAATTGAAACTCGGTATATGCATTTTGGGGTGTTGAGCTTTGAGAAAAGGCTGGTTTGGACTGAGCACAGAATCAACCACTGCTTGCAGTTGACTCCTCCAAATCTCTCTTGTGAGTTCTGTACCAATCCCAGAAATGGAGATGCCTCATATGAGTCTCTTGGACTTTCAAATCTGaatatttag
- the LOC133789294 gene encoding TATA box-binding protein-associated factor RNA polymerase I subunit B isoform X1, protein MYIFICFFFVLFLYFLLCSWLNLHANCSKKFLIRCLDDFTLFVSNTIVTSKLVFKPSSSIYKKVKIPKKMADSTAFTCQTCGNVGMVDGADGFFYCLQCGSQAEDIFDTDVGDEDFVDKGVGGGAIYLASHRRQRHNSTINPDTISQSQSQFNASIHSQFWSSLTLEDKEETPSRVKNKSEGVDYNYSSGPFSDSIGPTGPEDFGSIGVLVPSFEDYYNEIRIRYIMGLQLMIEFQCEALVREFKVSPLICGLAGTIWLRFVAATRVFDDGWVDEAINESENQHEGELPNDFKPRTKYSSEPQNMYGRRAVMIWIRSLKRKIPLSCTLAISFLVCHLAREAVLTTDIVKWSLEGKLPYFAAFVEIEKCIGPPSRACPISSSSMFRPLESITAQKMEPLSASIAKSIGLRLPPVNFYAIASRYLQKLSLPSEKILPHACRIYEWSMPPNLWLSASELRLPTRVCVMSILIVAIRILYNINGFGIWEKSLSKNHVSSTSDGTEESDPKYDPGMKQGGEEDSDSPSLKDSKDNESGPRFDDVPYKIPINTLHLQESELEAAELLCKVEALYHGIHENYEYSKDLPTYLQHCKDVVFAGLEPSFENHEEQKLIEELWGFYQNKTDSIAAEEDHDKYSRAEKQKRLRLDEEHSRTFPPREKKFKENERVSDPSDGETRSENHGRSKSSQNDQTLKAETASTLKEESITEMKQDMEENRFYYMPPRKQLKKFGYLHYARKRDEGSLTYAVHADYYILLRACAKVVQIETRYMHFGVLSFEKRLVWTEHRINHCLQLTPPNLSCEFCTNPRNGDASYESLGLSNLNI, encoded by the exons CTTGTGGCAATGTTGGCATGGTCGATGGTGCCGATGGCTTCTTCTACTGTCTTCAGTGTGGTTCTCAGGCAGAGGACATCTTTGACACCGATGTTGGTGATGAGGATTTTGTCGATAAGGGTGTTGGTGGTGGTGCTATTTATCTTGCTAGTCACCGGCGCCAACGCCATAACTCCACCATTAATCCTGATACCATTTCTCAATCACAGTCCCAATTCAACGCCTCAATCCACTCTCAATTTTGGTCTTCCCTAACTTTAGAAGACAAAGAAGAGACTCCCAGTCGAGTCAAGAACAAGAGTGAGGGAGTGGATTACAATTACAGTTCGGGTCCCTTTAGTGACAGCATTGGACCCACTGGCCCAGAGGATTTTGGGTCCATTGGGGTACTCGTTCCGAGCTTCGAGGACTACTATAATGAGATAAGGATTCGATACATTATGGGTTTGCAGTTGATGATTGAGTTTCAGTGTGAGGCTTTGGTTAGGGAGTTTAAGGTCAGTCCTTTGATTTGTGGGTTGGCTGGGACCATTTGGTTGCGGTTTGTGGCTGCCACTCGGGTGTTTGATGATGGTTGGGTTGATGAAGCCATTAATGAGTCTGAGAATCAGCATGAAG GAGAGCTACCTAATGATTTCAAGCCACGAACTAAATATAGTTCAGAACCCCAAAATATGTATGGTCGGCGTGCTGTAATGATATGGATTAGATCATTGAAAAGGAAGATACCATTGTCTTGTACTTTAGCCATTTCTTTTCTAGTTTGTCATCTTGCCAGGGAGGCAGTCTTGACAACAGATATAGTAAAGTGGTCACTAGAAGGGAAACTTCCATACTTTGCTGCTTTTGTTGAAATTGAAAAATGCATTGGACCGCCATCAAGGGCCTGCCCAATAAGTTCAAGTTCCATGTTTAGGCCTCTTGAATCTATTACAGCACAGAAGATGGAACCACTTTCAGCTTCCATTGCTAAATCCATAGGATTGCGTTTACCTCCTGTGAATTTCTATGCCATTGCTTCGCGCTACCTTCAGAAGTTATCACTTCCTTCTGAAAAGATTCTTCCTCACGCTTGCCGTATATACGAGTGGTCAATGCCTCCAAATTTATGGTTATCAGCTAGTGAACTGAGGCTTCCTACTCGTGTTTGTGTGATGTCGATACTGATTGTTGCAATAAGGATTCTTTATAATATTAATGGCTTTGGCATATGGGAGAAGAGTTTGTCTAAAAACCATGTTTCTTCCACATCTGATGGGACAGAAGAATCAGATCCTAAATATGATCCTGGTATGAAACAAGGCGGTGAAGAGGATTCTGATTCTCCTAGTTTGAAAGATAGCAAAGACAACGAGTCCGGTCCTCGTTTTGATGATGTTCCTTATAAAATCCCTATAAACACATTACATCTTCAGGAATCTGAGTTGGAAGCTGCAGAGCTTCTGTGCAAGGTTGAAGCATTATATCATGGAATACATGAAAACTATG AGTATTCTAAAGACTTGCCAACCTATCTCCAGCACTGCAAGGATGTAGTTTTTGCAGGATTAGAACCATCATTTGAGAATCACGAGGAGCAAAAACTGATAGAAGAGTTATGGGGTTTTTATCAGAACAAAACA GATTCCATAGCAGCTGAAGAAGATCATGATAAATATAGTAGAGCCGAAAAACAAAAAAGATTAAGACTAGATGAAGAGCACAGTAGAACTTTCCCACCCAGAGAAAAGAAGTTCAAGGAAAACGAGCGTGTTAGTGATCCATCCGATGGTGAAACTCGAAGCGAAAACCATGGCCGGTCCAAGAGTAGTCAAAATGACCAAACCCTGAAAGCTGAAACAGCATCTACTCTTAAAGAAGAGTCCATTACAGAAATGAAACAGGACATGGAGGAAAACAGGTTCTATTACATGCCGCCAAGGAAACAACTGAAAAAGTTTGGCTATCTTCATTACGCGAGAAAGAGGGATGAAGGCTCGTTGACTTACGCTGTTCACGCCGACTACTACATCTTGCTTCGTGCTTGTGCTAAGGTTGTTCAAATTGAAACTCGGTATATGCATTTTGGGGTGTTGAGCTTTGAGAAAAGGCTGGTTTGGACTGAGCACAGAATCAACCACTGCTTGCAGTTGACTCCTCCAAATCTCTCTTGTGAGTTCTGTACCAATCCCAGAAATGGAGATGCCTCATATGAGTCTCTTGGACTTTCAAATCTGaatatttag